Proteins from one Scyliorhinus canicula chromosome 22, sScyCan1.1, whole genome shotgun sequence genomic window:
- the LOC119956233 gene encoding bone morphogenetic protein 7-like, whose protein sequence is MVSVHSHPDRDDILLEMMPLVPALPPGNAILSPGRVAQSRQTRAAPVLARPCQKHPLYMDFEQLGWSTWIISPRGYSIYHCKGSCPFPLGQGFKATNHAMVQSIVHALKLSQEAGTPCCVPDTLHSINLLYFDHEENFVLKQYDDMDTVSCGCH, encoded by the exons ATGGTAAGTGTTCACAGTCACCCAGACA GAGACGACATATTACTGGAGATGATGCCTCTTGttccagcactgccccctggaaATGCCATTCTTTCACCAGGCCGGGTGGCACAGAGCAGGCAAACCCGAGCTGCCCCTGTCCTTGCGAGGCCCTGccagaaacatcctctctacatggACTTCGAGCAGCTGGGCTGGTCCACCTGGATCATTTCCCCAAGGGGCTACAGCATCTATCACTGCAAAGGCTCCTGCCCTTTCCCTCTGGGACAAGGCTTCAAAGCCACCAATCACGCCATGGTGCAGTCTATCGTCCATGCACTGAAACTTTCCCAAGAAGCGGGCACCCCGTGCTGTGTCCCGGACACACTGCATTCCATAAACCTGCTCTATTTTGACCATGAGGAGAACTTCGTTCTCAAACAGTATGACGATATGGACACTGTGAGTTGTGGATGTCACTGA